Proteins found in one Desulfomonilia bacterium genomic segment:
- a CDS encoding glycoside hydrolase domain-containing protein, whose product MKRKAPLILVIGILIFFSACKDSMKVWIEPSTERVMQFSASKKTYLAEICAAHNDYESFQIVINGGANGLSNVNVTAGDLAGPGGAVIPSANITLYREFYVHAAKPSFLYGVVGDLRLPGNYPDPLIPFTDPYDPAHPAVGAPFKVDKFKNQPVWVEVYIPEGIPAGLYSGKFTVTADNVKPAEIDVKATVWNFSIPEQRTISTAFGLYYSTEEKFHAAATLSETLYNYELELHRHRLDVTRITSFATNPFKFGGDGHLLAVDWSEYDSIMESRLNGSYYGDGTGMYKFNAGFFRPGSSGALETKITDDQYKEAAAEFARHLKEKGWMNRVYVYCQDEPFWNNVPYEDLAHDIKLMLEADPDWKGAFMVTNWWVKELDGLIDIWCPEVTKYEGWLTAGILNFAGREEYDAMRLRGDQLWFYVCNATIPPYAGYDIDTMVGFEPRIMMWGAWYEKATGFLYWSTTAWKEVNPWEDPLAYPEFSRNGDGFLFYPGDHNGTAAPVGSPEEVSMNGPVTSIRLKQTRDGLEDWEMFKIAAGIAGENAVKEAVSKAYTKLGTAPVLGIWNPLSPPWTRNGKVIDEVRKEVAALITE is encoded by the coding sequence ATGAAAAGAAAAGCACCGCTAATTCTTGTCATCGGCATATTGATATTTTTTTCCGCCTGCAAAGACTCCATGAAGGTATGGATTGAGCCATCAACCGAAAGGGTGATGCAGTTCTCGGCCTCGAAAAAGACTTATCTGGCGGAAATATGCGCTGCGCATAACGATTATGAATCCTTTCAGATAGTGATAAACGGCGGAGCCAACGGCCTGTCAAACGTGAACGTGACCGCGGGCGACCTTGCGGGGCCCGGAGGCGCAGTCATCCCTTCCGCGAACATAACGCTTTACCGGGAATTTTATGTCCATGCCGCCAAACCTTCATTCCTTTACGGTGTTGTCGGTGATCTCAGACTTCCCGGAAATTATCCCGATCCTCTCATTCCATTCACCGATCCCTATGATCCGGCTCATCCGGCGGTAGGCGCTCCCTTCAAGGTGGACAAGTTTAAAAATCAGCCTGTCTGGGTTGAGGTTTACATCCCTGAAGGAATCCCGGCAGGCCTTTATTCAGGCAAGTTTACGGTTACGGCAGATAACGTTAAGCCGGCGGAGATCGATGTGAAGGCTACGGTCTGGAACTTCAGCATACCGGAACAAAGGACGATCTCCACAGCTTTCGGCCTCTACTACAGCACTGAGGAAAAATTTCATGCTGCCGCAACGCTGTCTGAAACGCTCTACAATTACGAGCTCGAGCTTCACAGGCACAGGCTCGATGTGACGAGGATTACTAGCTTCGCAACAAACCCCTTCAAGTTCGGAGGCGACGGTCATCTGCTTGCCGTCGACTGGAGCGAATATGACTCGATAATGGAATCGAGGCTTAATGGCAGCTACTACGGCGACGGCACGGGCATGTATAAGTTCAATGCCGGATTCTTCCGTCCCGGAAGCAGCGGGGCGCTTGAAACCAAGATCACGGATGACCAGTATAAGGAGGCTGCCGCTGAATTCGCCCGCCACCTCAAGGAAAAAGGCTGGATGAACAGGGTTTACGTATATTGCCAGGATGAACCTTTCTGGAACAATGTTCCATACGAAGATCTGGCCCATGACATAAAGCTCATGCTTGAAGCCGACCCCGACTGGAAAGGAGCGTTCATGGTCACCAACTGGTGGGTCAAGGAGCTCGACGGCCTTATCGACATCTGGTGTCCGGAAGTCACCAAGTATGAAGGCTGGCTAACCGCAGGCATCCTTAATTTCGCCGGAAGGGAAGAATACGACGCCATGAGACTGAGGGGGGATCAGCTCTGGTTCTACGTCTGCAATGCAACCATTCCACCGTATGCGGGTTATGATATCGACACGATGGTTGGCTTTGAGCCGCGCATCATGATGTGGGGCGCTTGGTATGAAAAGGCGACAGGTTTTCTTTACTGGAGCACAACCGCCTGGAAAGAGGTGAACCCATGGGAAGACCCGCTGGCTTATCCGGAATTCTCGCGCAACGGTGACGGCTTTCTGTTCTATCCCGGTGATCATAACGGGACTGCCGCGCCGGTGGGTTCGCCTGAAGAGGTTTCAATGAACGGTCCGGTGACCTCGATCAGATTGAAACAGACCAGGGACGGTCTGGAAGACTGGGAGATGTTCAAGATAGCAGCCGGCATTGCAGGCGAGAATGCGGTGAAAGAGGCGGTTTCAAAGGCCTATACCAAGCTTGGAACAGCCCCTGTTCTGGGAATCTGGAACCCGCTGAGCCCGCCCTGGACGAGGAATGGCAAAGTGATAGACGAGGTGAGAAAGGAAGTGGCTGCCCTGATTACGGAATAA